In the genome of Thunnus thynnus chromosome 6, fThuThy2.1, whole genome shotgun sequence, the window cttccaaagttagtcTTGTTAGAGcaaaatttcctctttgtgttactgtcCCTCCACTGCAGTTTAGCAAGGAAACTCTGTCTAGGGAAACACAAAGGTAATTTCATACTAACAGCAcagtaactttggaagatatccacttaatttgACTAACTCAAACATCTGATTcaattagcttcaaataaacgtTGGAGTACATTTTCTCAGAAtgaggattgtggattttgtcccccattcTTGCATGGGAAGCGCTCTGGGAAGGAATCTCAGTTTCAATGTACATACGGGCATTGAAGTATTGTATTTCTACTTTATCagacaaagtgctttacaatttgcaactattcacacacacacacacacacacacacatatactcacaGTCTGATGGAAGAGGAACTACCATGAAAAGCTTTGGCCTCCTTAACCTCCCTGGAGTGGAAAAACAGGGAATTAAACCACTAACATTGCGGTTAACAGACGACCTGCTCTACTGCCTCCAGACTtaatataaactttaaaaaaatgtgaacttatcctttaaggtcAAAAGCCTACAGTTGCAACATTTGTACAAGAAGTAAAAAGTGGAAAACTTGCACAGCTGCTCTGTTTATGCTTAGCCTCCTATTTCTCATTAATCAAAAGTGTATCTACAAATACCTTGAAGTGAGATGTAACTGCAAAAAGTGACATATACTTTTACTactatgattttaaaaatgctgcttaacttttgtttttttttaaatatataaatgcaaGGAACTAAATTTCCCCACAGATCAAATGTGATATTCTAATGTGTTCACCTTGTtcaatattttgtttaatttcagaaaatgaaCAGGAGGTTGCACCTGTCGAAAACCAAACACAGCAAGTTCAATGAATCGGGACAACTGGCTGCGTTCTACCTGTTCTCCTTCATCTGGGGCTGCAGCATCCTGACAGCGGTACGAGGGCCAGGAgccacataaaaacacattgtacCCGTCTGCATTAGACTTTATCTTATgcattgtctctttttctttgacaGGAGGACTTTGCAACAAATCCTACTTTCTTATGGGAGGGTTACCCACATACTCACATGGTGTAAGTGAAGATTTATATATCACAAGCAAGCTCTCTCTTaacaccttaaaaaaaaaaaaaagacttggtTTGAATGTACGGGATCTTATTAGAGCACAAGCTTAATGTCATAGATGACACATCATAGATGTTTTGGATCAGGCTGTGTTTCTGGTGGGCTGCTACACCTGCATTATTTAGTACTACCAACCATAGAACAGTACACTGTGCACAACATAGTCTATTGTATATAATTAATATGGTATAACTGTCCAGGCTCTTACCTCTGCACCACCTGTCCTCTTGTCTAGTTTTCAGGTCAAGTTCTTCTACATTTGCCAAATTGCCTATTGGCTCCATGCACTTCCTGAGCTGTACTTTCAGAAAGTACGGAAGGTAAGGGTCATTTCAACGATGATGACACATTTAAGTATTAATGTTTCAGGCTTTTGTATGCTGCTGTGGGTTAGCAGGGAAGCAATTTCTCAATGTCTTTTGTTCTTTCCCTTCAATGTACAAAATTAGATCGAGATAAACTTATACTAGTTGTCATTgaagtaaaaacataaatttggGAAATAACGTCTTCAGTCTGTAACCTATGATGAGTGCAGTGGTATTCATATATCCTTCTGACCGCTGCTAATACCCTCTAGTGTATTCATGTGTCTCCATGAGGAATCAGCTGACTCAACTCTAgtttaatgtgcagtacagagtACATACAGGCGATGAATACCTCAAACAATCACACCTCTGTTGCAGTACTTTCAGACTAGCAAGaatgatttgatgtttttctctctcttgtcagAATTAGTATGAAGaagcaattattttttttattgccccTTCTTCTACTCTATGGAAAAAgcatgttgattttttttttttttgattagcCAAGTGGATCTCAAGACTTAATTTGCCTAGGAAATGTGTaattgtttcaaaacaaaaaggtgGTTAGTAAgtcctgtctgtgtgtttaaggTTGCAGACTTTAAAGAATATCATCGCTCCTCAAAAAGGTTTCACTATACAGTAAATCCGATTacaaaaaagatacattttgttCAAAATTTTAGATGCTCTGAGccaacataaaacatgttttgtcatCTAAATACCTTTCTGATAAACTGTACTGTCTGTAGTAACTGATGTGACCAGAACTAACGCTGGTTCTCTTCTCCTTTGTTGTCTTTCTACAGGAGGACATCCCCCGCCAGCTCTATTACATTTGCCTTTATGTTGTTCACATCACTGGTGCCTATGTTTTAAAGTGAGTAAAATGATTCATCCTTCCGAGTGTGTCCTCTgaggatgaaatgaaaaatattcaggTTGTTAAGACCTGATTCATTCTGATAATGACTGAGCATGTTTCAAACAGATGTTGGATAAAATAGTcctaaaccttttttttttttgggtaaAGGTAATGTTGTGAATTTGTGAAGTGAATTTAGTACACTATTCTGCGATTAACAACCTGGACATCATACTTGACACAAAGCTACTGCACAGTTTATGGAgggattgattttttttttttttctttgagtgaTGGACTGTGAGAAGTTGTTATTATCAGCCTGTTTGACCTCCCTTCATTATCCTTACATGACCCCATAAAGATCATTTTTAAACTCTCAGCCAGGTTCAGCTGACTCAGCTGACTGCcacagaccagccctataaccacGGTTATctgtgagtgactgagtgagtgatgagGTTTCACCATTGGTCAGCCGGCTGAGCGTTGGAGTTTCCCTATTGGCCgctgctctttcaaaatgaatcggtGCGAGATGATGGAAGTGGAGGACAGCAGCACAACACAGATTGACCGTGTTTCTGCTTTCTGTTACGACCTCTGACACTCTCAGCTCCgatgttaaatgcagtgaaattAACATACCAGCGTCTCTACCGTCCAGTGTGATTGACTCTCTGGCTGACAGAGctgtcagcagctggcaggagaGACGCCCTGTGGTGTGCTTGAATTTTATAACTTAACTAATACCAGGacgcaagctttttatttctctgacattttcacatcacaaacaataaacatgagTCTTGCAGGTGAAACGTATGACTCATgcagctgttatatcagtttggtgtggggcagctgctctgcaggtgcgcttaACTGTAACTGCGATAACTGGgcagagataagcctcctgaattggCACCCAAAAttctgtcaaaactttcatttataaCTCCCACCGCAGCCTCCAAGATCATCGACttggaaagaggcagaaaaaaggcaaatagAGGCACAAGAGAGAGTGCACAGTTAAAGCATCCCAAATAACCATCACTTTGAaaaaacactcaatgcagagtgaaaaacgagagtcaaacagatgaaagaggagggggagtTGACAGATAagtaattagaatagttataattagaattaaaataagttgttaatcaaacatcccaagatatgagtggaaaggaTTGTTCTTCCAGCTGCAtttatgacctttttttttactcaaacatagattaaccatgtcatgtgatatgctatttcagtacactttaccagcaaatattactaggaccactacagaaaactgcagatgaGTCTCTTCTCTTTGCGTATCTCCTTTCCTTCAACTATTCTCTActagaaaatacaaaaatgttatgtggggaaactgaaaatgttataTCACCTGGTTCAAAGGTATTTTCTTAAACCTTATATATAGCTGAtagttttctgtgttgtgtCCTCTCCTATAGttgtaattgattaatcgtttgagtcattttcaagcaaaactgCCAAACATTCCTGAGCTCCAGCTTCTTAATTGTAAgactttgctgcttttctttaagGTTTTGAACTGTAAGGCACTCAGAACAAgcaatttgatgacatcaccttcagtaaattgtgatgggcatttttctctatttcctgattacaattaatcaagaaaataatcggcatattaatcaataatgaaccttattagttgcagccctagttgactcctcctttctttgtttcatgAGTTACCTTCTGTTAATGTTGccgtctctgtctgtgtctcatcTGTTTCAGCCTCCACCGACTGGGCCTGGTGTTGCTGGTCCCTCACTACCTGGTGGAGCTCCTGTTCCACGCTTCACGCCTCTTCTACTTCAGCGATGAGAACAAGCAGAAAGGGTATCTGAAAACAACATGTGGTTTCATTCATCTATCAAACAcgttttttttcacttatttggTGGGTGGTACAGTAATTTCTTGCTGATCTGAACAACCTGATACGacgttttttctttctttctttttccattgCAGTTTCACTCTGTGGGCGCTGCTTTTTGTCATTGCCCGCCTCCTCACTCTCACACTGTCAGTTCTGACGTTTGGCTTCGGGCTGCCCCGTACAGAAAACCAGGGCTTTTCCCTTGCAGAAGGCAACTTCAATGTGCTCACCATAAGGCAAGTCCAGATGGCAAAATAGGAAGTGCCCTTAATGTCTTGTACATAGAAAATTTACACATGGCATTaaacttaaaaacaacaaagtggcCAAAGTTTTGTTCATCTGTTCACAAGTTAAATCGCTTTaacttttgtagtttttaaaaatatgttctCCTCGCACCCTTAGGATGACTTGTCTGGCAGCTATCTGCCTGACGCAGGCTTGGATGATGTGGAAATTCATTAACTTCCAGTTGAAAAAGTGGAGGGAGCACAGCCAGAACCAGGCCTCAAAGAAGAAGATGGTCAGTCCAAAGAGCAAGCCTCACAAAAGGGAGCCTACAAGGGGTGAGTATTCAAGAACCTCAGCTTCCGGTCACCCCTACAGGCACAATGTGATCCTATGTTTCAGTTTATATGTTGCACAcatgatgtgttgttgttgtttttgtgaacaTGCGTATCTGAAATAGCTTTACTCAGGAGTGTTTcttttgacttgttttgtcaGGAGGTGCTGCCAATGGGATTGTGAAGTCTGAGGATAAAACGTCTCCACGGGCAAGAAAAGCCAAAACTTCATAGAGATGGAGCaactgggggggaaaaaaaaaaaaaactgagtgaGGGAGTTCTCACAATGTGACATTATGTCTTTAGACAACTTCAAATTTTGTCTACtgctctccaaaacaaacgttTAATCGCACTAAGAAACCTTACCTAACAGTCCCTTTGAGGTTGAAACTCCTTTTTGAAAAAAGTTCAATGTTACTGTCagttagaaatgttttattataaattatggTTCTCTGTAGATGGGACACTGGCAGGGCAGTGCTGGTTTTGATGCTTTAACAGGATAGATCTAGCGCTTCAAAGTGTCCTTTTGTGTAGAACTATGATCACTCGCCGGGTACTTTAAAAAGAGTTGCTCTTCAGTAATTTGACACGGAATCAGTTAACGTCACAGTACCTTAAAAAGCGAATTTTGACTTCAGGGCAACTTAATGTAAAGTGTTAATGTTACTGTACAGGGTCATTTTAAGTTTTGGCCTTATTCAGTTAAACTCACAAAAGAGGCCACTGGCTCGTGCCCCAAAATATAGCCTTTCTTGCTCTGCAAGACAGCACTTCGATATTCTGCTCTTGTTAggaaaagattttaaataaatcGCTCCAAAGGAATATTTGTGCTATTTAGGTATTTGGCATAGCTGCAGCCAGAAAACTGAAGCTTTTACTTAACTCCTTGATCATTTACTGCCATTGTTTGACAGCCTCTGCCTTTGAAATCCAACATGTTCTAGGATTGAGgcacttttatattttttatttgctttttatcaCTAGTCTGGTAATCAGCTTCACACTGTTAACAGGGGCTCATCCAGGTTAGGAGCCTTACCAAGAGGAAGATGTATTGTAACCTGTAATGCTGTACTGTATGCATACAGTTAAATCTTTATCATGGCATGATCCGAAACTTGAGCAAGAAACTGTGTTTGAGGCTGTGATTCAGTCTTTTATATGGTTATGTCAATGCATGGTGGTTTAAGGCTTATGGCTAGTTCCTACCTGTGCTGTTGAGtttgcatctctctctcacacacaaccgcacacacacacacacacacaagcattcaGTGGCCTTTTTACAACTGCTGCAAGAGGTTtgagttatttatttttgtcatataCTACAGatagttattattttatatgctTTGAAACAGCTATAACCAGCAAACACAGCGGTACATAGCAACTGCATTCAGTTAATCCAAACAAAGTGTCCTTATATTGTCAGTGGTTTGTATCACTCGTTCTGCTTGTGTTGCGTTCTGTTTGCCTTCTCGGTTCGCTTTTTTATTCTCGGGTATCAGGGGACAAGCTATTCACCACTTACAAGTTGTATCCCATGGTTCAATGggaggtgtgtttgtgagggGATGTGTTTGTATGCCTGTGCACttactcgtgtgtgtgtgtgtgtgtgtgtgtgtgtgtgtgggtgtgtacagTATAGTTTAAGCctactgtgtatgtttgtgaatTAACTGGGcctgaatgatgatgatgatgacaacgATGTTTATTGCTTGTCtcgtaaaaaaaaatattgcctGTGTGCAGAGCATGAAATGTGACAATCTGTTCATTGACTCCTGCCCCGTTGGTTGTGTTTCACAATCATATCTTGTCCCTTAGTTCACTTTGGTTGGGCCCGTCTCAGTTCCCAacacacttgtgtgtgtgtaaaacactGAGTTGTGGATAGGTGTATGTTCTATAGGTTACTGGTTACTAAATGCTTCTGTGTTCAATGTCTCTAACCCCTCAGATGCCCTATCCTGTGTGAGAGAGACTCTGTGATTTCTGCCAAATGTGGCATGTTCTGTCCTTCCTGCTTCACCTTTTCAGTGATCCTGACATTGCTACAGTATGGAACACACGTATTGTACTGTTGGCCATTCTCTTTCCTCTCACGGACCAAGTCCTGCTCTTCTACTAAACCACTGTGCATGCGAAGCTCTACTGTACAGAAAAGACTGTACTACCTGTCTGTAGACAGCTGGAGTTGGGAGTCTTAGTCTAGAGCAGGGAGGAGATGAAGATGCCATTCATTTTTGCTCCCTTTAGTGCTCCTTATTGGGACTTTGGTGGTCTTTAAAGCCCTATGTCTGTGTATGGCAGTGTCataggagggaaggaggagcaGAGGACGTATGTACCAGCCTGTTATTAAACTGTCTcagatgtaaaagaaaaaaaaaaaagaacggACTTAACCCTACACTGTACTAAAATATGTGTCAGATTTTTAAGCTATTTTTATAGAGGGGAAACTGTTGAAATTCACTGTTGTTCAGTAAACACGTGTGAATATTCGTTTTGCATCCATATTGATATGAATTGTTTTTTATATGAGAATGAAGCTTGCTGAACTGTTAGCCTGGGATATACATTGTGGTATGAGTGTAAAAAATTTACTTAGCCTAATGGTTTATTTAACTTCATGGCCTTATTAGAGCAAAGTGAACTCAATTGTATTACAGTGCTCAGTTAACACTATGCTGCAGGTGTACGCTGCAGCTTTCACACCTACATGTTTTATGATAGTTGAACACACCGACGTAATGACACTTGTCATCCAACACGTCAGTTTAAATATATGATCAGAAGAGCAATTGGTCAGtatagtgttttatttgttccaGTCCTGCAGGTGTTTTTCAGTTGTGACCCGGACACAGAACAATAAAACTACATTATTCAGAGTGAAACCTTTTCTTGCTCATCAGATGTCATACTGTACAACAATCAGCAGACGATCAGGCTCTGAAACATGAGCCACACTGCAGTTCACAGCCCCTGTGCTTTGAGACACAATAGCCTGTATAATCCCACaggaatgcattttttttttttttgcattatatGCATTATGTCAAAGCACCATAACACTGCACACTTTGGGCTGTTTTTGCATTGAtttatatgttatgtttttgttgtgtgtggaCCCCAGGAAGGTTAGCTGCTACCTTAGTGGAAGCTATTGGGGATCCAAATTAAGAATAAGTGTAAGAATTGATTCTCAATGGATCAATAATGagatcactttaaaaaaaaaaaaaagacctgcaCAGCAGAGACACGTTTATCGTATTCTATTAATTCATTCTGCATTGtccttgatttgttttttttattttgctgcttgTTTCTAGATGTTGCGATATGTTTCCTTTTCAGATATGTTGTCTCTGAAATGCTCTGatggtatatatatttatgcaaGTTCTCGTGAGTTCTGAtcacttttctttgtcacacttttttttttatttcatgtttgaaTAAAGCTTTTGTTCAAAACACAAACTTGTTGAACATATTTTTTGCATACTGCCTGAGGGTTCATTAGTAAAACTGTCTCCATGGAAACACcatgcaaaaaaaaccaaacaagcaaaaacattgCAGTTTCAATATGCATGGTAAATTGTGAGAGCTGTAGATAAATATCCACTTCCAAGGTGAAGAAGCAAGAAAAATGTCATTCTTAAAGCTTTCTGAGGCTTCCCTCTCTCAGCTActgctcatttattttctcacctATTTCACTTAAGGATATATTTGGAGACCTACTcgattttaagcatttttaattTATACTACCCACTGGGAATGGTGTCAGGAGACATGTGGAGACATGAGGAAATATTGGCTAAAGCCTACTTCTTGGCTAATTACCACCAGGGGGCAATGGTGAGCTATTCGCCTGAGGGACAGAAGCAGTCTGCAGGGGCAGCTGCATACAGACCTGCATTAATAAATCATTAGTCAGAGTGAGAAAGACTGAAACATTGTCTTATCAAACAGTATGCAGCTCAACACTCATAAAATCATCTTCTGTGTACAGTCAACCAGCTGAATGAATCAACTGATGGGTTGCAATATGGATTTATCCATATATGAGGATATATTTCTGAGGGGAGACCTCCGCCTTGGCTCCACTGCTGTGCAATTTGACTGCCGGGGCACTGTAAACATGACATCTGCATCCATGGATGGTGAGGAATGAGCACGACACAGAAAAGAGACACCTGCACCTCACTGCTAATGTGTTGTGTGGTTTCAGAGTAATGGGTTTTCTCTGGGCAATCAGACAGCATGATGGATCAGTGGGAACCAGAGAGGCAGGCTGGAGCTCTGCAGGGTCAGCACAAGGACAGGAgttcacacacacgctctccatcacacacacatacacaaacacacacactgatggctgCATCCCCAACCCAAACATACATGACCTGGACCTCCGGAGGGCGTGCTTCAGGAGCAAACTTGCAGAAAGAGTAAAACAACAGGGACGTGCTAAGGcgaggggggggaaaaaatcaccATCCcactcttttttctttctttttaattccTCCCCTTCATCCAATGAGGATAAATCTCGCGCTGAATCGTCAGTATTATGTGTAATTTCCATATAAATTAGCTTCATTAAAAGGGGAGTACTTTCTTATTTAACAAAGCTCATTTTAAATTCTGTATTTAATAAgacatgtaatcccagacttgCAGACTAATAGCCAACAATTAGCAGGActggagcatgtgtgtgtgcctttgtgtttgtgtatgagtgtgtctgtgtaatCTCTTGGAAGTATTGTAGTCCTTTagtattattttcattgattGTCTCAAATGAGCAAATTGGGCAGCAGCTGCTCTCCCAGCCAGGTTTACTTGCAGTGAACCATGAAACATGGTGGAGATCTAAGACGCTCGTGACCTCACGGCTATTTGTGAGCCAGCAGACGCGAGGGGAGTGTGTGAGGTGAGCAATAGAGCAGGTGTAGACCGATGAAGGAGTGTAGAAGGGGTGGAAACATCTGGAGGGATCAGAGGCATGGGAATGAAAAGCAGACGGGAGTAAAGACTAATGGAGGGAAGAGTGaatgcgtgcatgcgtgtgttgTGAAGAGGAGAGCAGTGCCCTATCAGTGTCCATCAGAGCCAGTAAATGCAAATTAGCGTGGTCTATAAATggtagagatagagagaggaaaGGTGAAATAAAGAGGCTATAGAAAACAGTGAGATAAATGAGAGACTAGTGACTGGATGGGAGGGAATAAAGACGGAAAAAGATGTCAGTGGGTAGATTTTCATCCACCCCTCATTTAATGGCTTTTCCCCCACCTTATTCAATATCCAGCTTTGTACTatttagtgtctgtgtgtgtgtgtgtgtttgtgtgttcggTTGTGGTTGTTTTATTCAGACAAATCAGTTTAGAACAAATTCTTATGTGGCAAAAAGCAAAATACTTGATGCTAAACTGATGGAAAGAGggaaataataatcataatcataattataataggagacaaaaaaaatattataagcCTATAAGACTAAATGTTACTGCTTTTGTGTGGAAGTTCATTAATGACAAAACAATTGAGAGggcataaacacatttaaatggaAATCAGTCTTCAAGTCCAGATTTAAATGAGCAAAGCGACAGATTTATAAGCACAGAACAATTTTTGAGAGTAATTGTGAGTGTTATTGATGTTTGGAGCCTGCAAGAGGAATGTTGTCACCAGATTTGAAGAAGCATTGGGCCTCCTTTGCTTGGTAGTTTGCAATCTCAGGCTGAGAGCAGAATAAAATACAATGGATTTGATTTGGATGTAAAGTGTAAAGGCCTGTTTCACCAGTATTTAAACCGGCAAAATTCTTTGGATTCGCTTGCAGGAGTTAAGTAAATCCACACATTTTTTTCGTGTTGCATCACCCTTTGGTGAACTTGATACACTAATTCATGCTGTTGACTAACGGCAAGCCGCCTTGACCTTTGAGGGAACAGAGAGTCACACAAGTCCAAAATGGGGAAAGCTGTTGTTCTCCTTAATACATCTGTGATCGTAGTTTATTGCaacatcactttaatttaacCCTGTCGGAttataaactgctccacaaatacattttttgagtaaACTTGTCCCCTCAGCGACCAAGATAACAAGCTATTGCTAGTTTAAGAGCTTTTTCCCTCTTCAGACATTctttattaaatgaaatgatcTACAATGATTAGAACAAAATGCCAGGGGGAGTAAACATCTAAGTACTGAGAAAATAGGAAGAAGTTCGATGTGGTGGCTGACTTATGCTAGCATGTTCCCAGCTTGCAAGCATGATCGCTGATCGCTTGCCAGCCACAACAATTCACCAAACCTCTCGCACCGACCATCTTGCAAAGACGTGCAGATGAATTGACAGATGAATTGAATCCACATTCAAAGTCAGCTGTCACAGACTATAGTGCTAAAAGTAATGATAAAGAGTTAAAATagctaaaaataaatagataaatggttgaaatgtcGAGCTTCTGCCACTGTAATGCTTAATCTTACCAACCTTAACATGGACAGAATGAAAAGATATTGTAACATAACCACTTTTAGATCATTAATAGTTAAATTATGTCCAGTTTATCATATTCAAATTAACATTTGGAACATAATGAGAGGTGTCTTCAGTTCATCTGACAGGGCTGTGGGGGTACATCTGTCAGAAAAAGGCTGGGAATCACTGCTCTAAGTAATGTTAGGCCACTTCCCAGCGGAGTCCATTGACATTGTCATTTGTCTCCATGCAGGCATAACTATGGAATAGATGTGAGCCAGCATATAGGCATATTCTTCTGAAAGCATCTTATCCAATAATTGTTTTCAAGTGTCTTCTCAAGTTTTCAAAAGCTCAGACTCTGCCAAAACGGCTGGGGGAAATTATGAGAGCACGTGTTGAGCTGAGTGCGCACAAAATCAGGATATTTTGCTTAAGACTCGTTTCACGGTTCCAAATCTGTCCCCTCAAATCTGGATCGATTACAGCTCGAATTTGTTCTGTACTCACTCACTAATAAACTGTCCTACATACGgacattatgttgtttttttttaagcatttgtACTTTTGTGGTAAGTCATTGCTGCCTATGGCTGTTTACAAGACCTTACCAAAACATGATACTGTGTGGCATGTTGCAGTGTGAGCTTATAGGACCTCAGTTATGAAGTCAGCACGTGTCACTTTTGCCTGAAGCATTCAGATTGAGCAAAGCAGAAATCAACAAATATGTAGAGGGAATTTGAATATGATTTATGCATGTCCTCAGACTGTGTGGAAtgcttcatgtgtgtgtatgtgtgcatgcagctGTGCACCAACAAGCTGTGCATCTGGAACATGAATCTTTATACACCTACATGCatgtgctcacacacatacgcacacacacacacacacacacacacacacacacacacatggcccAGCCCGCAACTGGGACAGCTGACAGCACTAGCAGGGTCACATGTGTTTATACAGTCTCATCTGTTCCTTCGTTGCCTGAATTCTCTCTGTAACACTCGGTTTGTGCACTCCTCCGCAGcgacagtaaacacacaaatcCCAGGCTTCACATTCCTCCACCTTTGTGGGATTTGTTTTTCCAAAACAGCAACTTTATCGTCCCTTGAGGCTTTCGAGCCAGTGATTCTACAACTGCCCCCGTTTTTGCTTTATCTGTTCAATCATGTTGTATTGATTTTGCATTGGGTGATGCTGAGGTAGGTTTCACAAGCAGAAATGGAGGCAGAGGGTAGAAGCTACATGGGACTGGACCATATGGTGGATTCATAAATGTATGACAAACTAATTGTTTCCCACAGCTCACCCTTTGTCTCTCCTAATATATTTGTGGGCAGATTACATGTGCGTAACTTCCCTCCCTTTTGAATACAAATTGATAGATTATCATTTGAGTGCTAATAAGTCCACTTCACTCTGGCTCTACGTAGTCGAGGTCACCTCTTAACCTTCCTGTATCTTCATTTTTACCACCAATCCAACTGGATGTGGAGCATAAAGATGGCATTATGACTTCAAGGCCTTAGTTTCTATCCAACATAATTTTCACCTCAGCTTTTGTGTCCAAATTCGGCAGAGGTGGGATGGTGGGAACTTGTgttaagaaaaatatgtaacattaaACCCAGAGGCATATTAATTCACCTGGTCcattatttattgtgtttcGCTCTTTTACTCTCACCCATATACAGAACATACAGATGTTAACAGTATTTTCTGCATATGGGctgcttcttttctctctccacgtctcacatctgtgtgtgtatatatgtgtgtgtgcatgctggtAGCTGTTCCACT includes:
- the zgc:113278 gene encoding translocating chain-associated membrane protein 1-like 1-like, translating into MGFRKKNKSPPVLSHEFVIQNHADMVSCLAMIILLGLMFEVTAKFAIMFITVQYNVTQVLDEKNEPVNLYQYGPKDVATVFFYLLIAVILHALIQEYILDKMNRRLHLSKTKHSKFNESGQLAAFYLFSFIWGCSILTAEDFATNPTFLWEGYPHTHMVFQVKFFYICQIAYWLHALPELYFQKVRKEDIPRQLYYICLYVVHITGAYVLNLHRLGLVLLVPHYLVELLFHASRLFYFSDENKQKGFTLWALLFVIARLLTLTLSVLTFGFGLPRTENQGFSLAEGNFNVLTIRMTCLAAICLTQAWMMWKFINFQLKKWREHSQNQASKKKMVSPKSKPHKREPTRGGAANGIVKSEDKTSPRARKAKTS